DNA sequence from the Sandaracinaceae bacterium genome:
CCGCCGCCGACAACGTTCACGACAACGCCCACGTGCGGCAGCGTGGACTGCTCAGGTTCACTGCGACGCAGGCCTAGTCCCCCTTCGGGGGACTTTCGACATGTCCAGGCCAGGTTTGCTGCCCTCCGCTTTAGCGAGGGGTGCCCAGCTGGGTGGAACAACGCATTGCCAGCGCGTCCTGCTCGCCAGGGGGCACCGCTGCCCGTATCATCCGCCGCAGTGGCCAAGCGCGATTACTACGAAGTCCTGGGTGTCCCTCGAGATGCCGACGCCGCGACCATGAAGCGCGCGTACCGACAGCTGGCGATGCAGTTCCATCCGGACCGCAACCCCAACGACCCGAGCGCCGAGGACAAGTTCAAGGAGGCCACCGAGGCCTACACGGTCTTGAGCGACGAGCAGAAGCGCAAGCGCTACGACCGCATGGGGCACGGCGCGTTCGAGAGCCAGGGCGCCGGCGGCTTCGACCCGGCCGACTTCGGCTCCGTGGGCGACCTGCTGGAGGGCCTGTTCGGGGACGTGTTCGGGGGGCGTGGCAAGCGCCGCACGGGCGGGCGCGACCTGACGTACGACCTCACCATCGAGTTCGTGGAGGCGGCGCTCGGCACCGAGAAGACCATCCAGGTGGAGCGCCCGGGTCCCTGCACCGCCTGCGAGGGCGTGGGCGCCGAGCCCGGCACCAAGGTGGACGTCTGCGAGACCTGCACGGGGCGCGGCCAGGTGCGCCAGCAGCGCGGCTTCTTCGCCGTCTCGCGCCCGTGCGCGGCGTGTCGCGGCACCGGCAAGCGCATCCAGTCCCCCTGCCGCACGTGCAGCGGCTCGGGCACGCAGGTGCGCAAGGAAGACATGGTGGTGCGCATCCCCGCTGGCGTGCAGGACGGCGCCGTGCGCACGCTGCGCGGCTCCGGTGAGGTAGCCGCTGGGAGCGCGGGCGACTTGCACGTCACCGTGCACGTGAAGCCGCACCCGCTCTTCACGCGCGAGGGCGCCGACGTGCTGCTGGAGGTGCCCATCAGCTTCCCGCAGGCCGTGCTGGGCGCGCAGATCGACGTGCCCACCATCGAGGGCCGCGTGGCCATGAAGATCCCGCCGGGCACCCAGTCGGGCCGCTCGTTCCGCCTGCGCGGCAAGGGCATCCCGGTCTACGGCGGCGCCGGCAAGGGCGACCAGCTGGTGCGCGTGATCGTGGAGGTGCCCGAGAACATCTCCCGCAAGCAGCGCAAGCTCATCCAGGAGCTGGCCGAGGAGCTGGGGGTGGACACCCACCCGCAGCAGGCCGGCTTCATGGACAAGCTGCGCGGCCTGCTGGAGTGAGCCGCCGCGCTAGGGGCGCAGCTTGCCGATCACGGGCAGGTCAGCGCGCCCTGGCACATGCGCGCGAAGGGCGGTGACAGATCCTGGACACAGTTTCCGCTCTCGCACTGACCGTCACCGGCACACACGGAGCCATCGACGAGCAGGTCGCCGAAGCACTGTCCGCTGCGGCACTCGAGCCCCTCGACGCACTCGGCGGTCGAGTCGCAGAATTCGCCCTGCGTCTGCGACGGCTGATAGAGCGCGCATACACCCGGCTCGTCCTCACCGGTGCAGTAGAGCCCGGCGCGCGCGTCGCACACCACCGCCTCGGTGGCGAAGAGACCGCAGTCCTCGCCCGGACCGTTCTCCATGCGGACGCGCACGCAGATGCCCACGTCCTCGTCGGCGTCGGTCGGCCGGCAGAACGACCCGGGCGCGCACGAGTCCGAGTACGGGTCGCAGGACTCGTCCACGGTCCGCCAGCGCGCGCAGATGTCGTCCTGACAAAAGAGCCCCGGTTCACAGCCCTGCTCGTCACCGTCGCAGGGGGTCCCGAGCGCGGCGTCGGCCGTGGGGAACGTCTCGGTGTCGATGGCGCAGGTGCCCCCGAAATCGCAGTAGCCAAACTCGCCATTCGGCCCGTCTGCGCAGGTGTCACTGAAGGAGTCGCACGGGCTGCCCGTCGCGATCAGCGCCTGGCAGCTGCCGCACGAGATGGCGTTGCCCGAGCACGAACCGCTCACGCACTCGATGTCGCTGCTGCAGCCGCCCCCATCGGGGACCTGACCCACGAAGATGGAGTCGCAGGCCTGCTGGAGAGCCGCGGTCTCGCTGCACGTGCGGCGCAGCTCGGCCAGGCAGCGTCGCGCGGCGGCGCTGTCGAACGCCACGGTGCCCGCGTCGAGGTAGGGGCGAAACTCCGACGCCAGGTCGAAGGAGCCTTGTTCCGCCTCGAAACAGGCGCCCTCCGTGCCGTAGTAGAGGCGGTCGTACGCGTCGTCTTCGTCGCCCGCGCAGCGAAACAGGAAGTCGCACTCGGCGGCGAGGATGTCGTCGCCGAGGCCGTCGGGGCCGGAGGACCCGCCCCCACACCCCATGAACGCAGCGGCGCATGCGCACCCCACCAACACCGTCTTGTAGCTGAAGCCAACCATGAGTCCCCCTTGGCAACACGGAGCGCGTTGCCGGTCAGTCGAAAGAGTGATGAACGCAGCGTTCCCTTCACGTTCGTGACGAGGACCACACGTCCATCGGTGTTCTCTCACGGAGCCCCCCTTCCGTACAAGCATGTCTCGGCGCGGGACCGTAGTGTCTCGCCCGCTCAGCGCCCGCGCAGTGCTTCGCCCAAGGCGTGCCACGTCTCCACCACGTCGGCGCGCGCCTCGGGGCGCTGTCGCAAGAACGCCTCGATGGCCGGCATGCGCGCGATGGCGGCATCGAGCGCAGGATCCGAGCCCGCCTTGTAGGCGCCGAGCGACACCAGGTCGCGCTTCTCCTCGAAGGCAGCCAGGTGCCCGCGCAGCGTGTTGGCCTGGTCGCGCTGGGCCTCGCTGGTGACGGCGGGCATCACGCGCGAGAGGCTCTTCAGCACGTCGATGGCCGGCCAGCGTCCCCGCGCACCGAGCGCGCGGTCGAGCACGATGTGACCGTCCAGGATGCCACGCACCTCGTCGGCCACGGGCTCCTCCATGTCGCCTCCCTCCACCAGCACCGTGTAGAGGCCGGTGATGGAGCCGCGCGCGCTGGTGCCGGCGCGCTCCAGCAGCTCGGGCAGGGCAGCGAACACGCTGGGCGGGTAGCCACGCCGCGCGGGAGGCTCCCCGGCGGCCAGGCCCACCTCGCGACCGGCGCGGGCAAAGCGCGTGACGCTGTCCATCATCAAGAGCACGCGCTTCCCCTGGTCGCGGAAGTGCTCGGCGATGGCGGTGGCCACGTGCGCGCTCTTGAGCCGCACCAGCGCGGGCGCATCGCTGGTGGCGCAGACCACCACACCACGCCGCCGCCCCTCGGTGCCGAGGGCGTCCTCGAGGAATTCGCGGACCTCGCGCCCGCGCTCGCCGATCAGGCAGACCACGAACACGTCCGCATCCGCCTGCCGCGCGATCTGCCCGAGCAGCGTGCTCTTGCCCACGCCACTGCCCGCGAAGAGGCCCACGCGCTGGCCCTCGCCCAGCGTGAGCAGCGCGTCGATCGCCCTCACCCCCGTGGCCAGCGAGCGCGTGATGCGCGGCCGGGTCAGCGGGTCGGGCGACCGCTGATACACCGAGCGCGGCGTGCCCATCACCGGGCCGAGGCCATCGATGGGCTGCCCGAGGCCGTCCAGCACGCGGCCCAGCAAGCCGTCACCACACGTCACCTGCAGCGGGCGCCCGAGCGCCAGCACCTCGTCTTCGGGGCTGACCCCCTCGGCGCGCCCGAGCGGCATGAGCGTGGCATCGGGCCCGTGGAAGCCCACCACCTCGGCCAGCAGCGGCTCGCCCTGATGACGGTGCACCTCCACCAGCTCGCCCACGCGCACACCGGGCACACGAGCCTCGAGCCCCAGCCCCACCAGCGAGCTCACGCGGCCACGGGCACGCAGCGGCTGCGCGTCGCCCAGCGCGCTGGCCAGGCCGTCGAGCGCGGGCAGGAACGAGCGGGCGTCCAGGTCGGCAGGCGGCATGTGGGTAAACATGCGACGAGGTGGGCGTGGATGCACGCCGGGCGGTCGCGGGCCCCCCAGGTGTCGTCTGCGATCCAGACACATGCGATCTCCAAACCCGCCTGATATGCTGCCGGACGATGAGTTCCCCCTCTTGCCGAGCCCGACGACTGGTCGCGCTCCTCTTGATGTTTGCTGTCTTGGGTGTGAGCGGGCCCACTTCTGCCCAGCGCATCCTCACCTTCCGCTTCCGCCCCACGGCGCGCGCTCAGCTGGTGCTGTGGATCGAGCGCGAGGACGGGACCTTCATGGGGACCATCCGGCTGACGGAGGCCGTGGCGCGGCGCGGCATCGGCAACCGTCCGGGCGCCACGCAGATGAACAGCGGCTTCCACTGGCCCTATGGGCGCCGCGAGGGCGTGCTGCCCGTGTGGGCGCATCGGCGTGCCGAAGCCCCGGGGGCAGAGCGCTTCCAGCGGGTCATCTTCCAGGACCGCCTGAGCGAGGGCTACGCGTCGCGCACGGCAAACGACCAGAGCCGCGACGACTACTTCTGCCTTTCGTTCAACACGGCCACCACCTCGCGCGAGGCGCTGGATGCCGTGAGCTGCGCCAGCCTCTTCAACAGCGACAAGGGCCGCTACATCACGAACGGGGACATGCAGGCGGGCTACGCGGAGCCCTTCGTCTATGCCGACGTCGAGGACGAGATGCGCCCGCTCGGCACGGACTCGCTCTACCCGCCACGCCGCGACACCGACGGCATGGGCGGCAACGACCACCCGGACGTGCAGCGCTTCAACGCGGATGCGCTCGAGGTGATGCCCGAGCTCGACGCCATCGCCATGGCCACGCCGGCCGAGGGCGTGGCGCAGATGATGCAGTTCGCCGTCCCCGAGGAGTGGCCCAACGGCGCCTACACGGCCTACCTCGAGGTGAACGTCGAGGGCGACTACAACCAGCATTACGACGACGAGACGTACCCCACGCCCGAGGGCAACTACTGGGACTACTGGGCCATGGCGTACGGCTACCCGTATCGCGGGCAGCCGTCCGTGGTGTACGCGGTGCCGTTCAACACGCTCGTGCCCGGGACCTTCGGGGCCCCGACCCAGCGGGATACGGCGCGCTGCACGGCGAAGACGGAATGCTGCGGACCATGGACGGCACCATCACGGACAACCCGACCATGGCCCCAGGCAGCGGTGCCGACCGGCTGCTGAGCTTGGACGAGGCGGGTAACCGCTTCACGGTGGAGGTGGTGGCCACCAACGTGTGCGACCAGCCCAACCCGCCCCCCGAGTGCATGATGGGTTGCCAGAACGACTCGGGCTGCCCGGGTGGCTTCGTGTGTGGGTCCAACGGCACGTGCGTGGGCATGTGCGACGAGCCGCTGACCGCGCCCGCCGTCACGGGGTTCGCGGCCGAGCCCGTCGACGACATCAAGCACAGCCATCAGTGGGGCACGCTGCGCTTCACGCCCCCCGCCTTCTCGCGCGACATCGTGGCCTACAACGTGCGCGTCAGCCGCAACCCCATCGTGGACCAGGCCAGCTTCGACGCCGGCATCCCCGCGCGCCGCGCCACGCTGGCCGAGGAGGGCCTCGACATCTGCGAAGGGGGCTGCCCCGCCGCGGGCGAAGAGTGGACCTACGAGCTGGGTCACTTGGTCCCGCAGACCACGCACTACATCGGCATCCAGGCCGTGAGCTGCGGCATGCCGGGTGAGATCGCCACCACCACGGTGACCACCACGGCCATCACCTTCACCACGGTGTCGCCCTGCTTCGTGGCCACGGCCGCGTATGGCTCGCCGCTGGCCGCCGAGGTGGGCACCTTCCGCCGCTTCCGCGACCGCCACCTGATGAGCAACGCGCTCGGGCGCGCCCTCGTGGACGTGTACTACGAGCACGGTCCTCAAGCGGCCGAGGCCCTCGAGCAACACCCCTGGCTGAAGAGCGCCGCACGCGCGTTCTTGACGCCGCTCGCTGCGCTGTTGCATGACGACGGTCCGTGAACCTCGCTCGCACCCCCAAACTCCCTAGCGCCGCCGTTCTCGCGCGCCTCCAGCTGGCCTTCTTGCTGGCCCTCGCGGCGTGCGCCGGCGGCTGCGCGCACGTGCCGCCGTATGCGCGCGAAGACCTCACGCGGCCGGGCATGGAGTCCGAGAGCGAGGCCGAGGAAGAGCGCTTTCGCTCGCACGTGTACGACGCGCGCGAGGGGGCTGCGGGCGGCCACGGCTCCACCGGCGGCGGCTGCGGGTGCAACTGAGCATGCGGCGGACCGCGTGGTGGAAGTGGCTCTTGCTGGGCGCGGCCGTGCTGCCGCTGTGCTGTGCGCGCGGGGTGTCCCAGGCCGACGAAGTGGACGGCCGCTGGTCGGGGCGCTTCAGCCTGCTGGGCAACTACTACTGGGAGACCAGCACGCGCGTGGTGGCGCCCGAGTTCGGCGTGCAGCTCACGTCGCCCAACGGCACCGACCTGAGCGCCACCTATCTGGTGGACACCATCACCAGCGCCAGCCAGGCGGCGGGCACCACCATCGACGTGAGCTTCAACGAGACGCGCCACGACATCACGCTCGGCGCGGGCCGTGAGCTCGAGCTCGGTGACAGCGCGCTCCAGCTGCGGGGCGGTCTGCACTTCAGCCGCGAGCCGGACTACACGTCCATCTCCGGCAACGTGGGCGCGTCGCTCTTCCTGAACGAGCGCAGCACCACGCTGCACCTGACGCTCGGCTACCTGCACGACGAGGTGCGCCAGAACTTCCGTGGGCCACCGCCGCCCACCGTGCCGGGCCTCATCCTCGGGCAGTTCAACGAGGACTTCGACGCGCTGACCATCTCCATCGGGTGGGACCAGGTGCTGCAGCCCTGGCTGATCGCCGAGGTGGGCTACGACCTGGTGTACCTCAACGGCTTCCTGGCCAACGCGTACCGCCGCGTGATGGTGGCCGGCGCCGCGGTGGGCGAGCAGCACCCGGGCACGCGCATTCGGCACACGCTCACGGGGCGGCTCAAGGCGCACGTGCAGCGCACGCGCACCACGTTCCAGCTGCGCTACCGAGCGTACCTCGACTCCTGGGACATCGGCGCCATCAACCCCGAGGTGCGCGTGTACCAGCAGCTGGCGCGCAACCTGGACCTGCGGCTGCGCTATCGCTACTACAAGCAGACGCGCTCCTTCTTTTACGAGGACAACGACGAGGCCTACGCGCCCAACGCCGCGTTCTTCACCAACGACCCGAAGATGAGCGCCTTCCGCAGCCACGAGATAGGCATGCAGCTGCGCCTCGGCTTCGGGTTCTTGGAGGGCACGGCGCTCGACGTGTTGCGCGGAGGCCGGCTGGACCTCAGCTTCAACTACCTGTGGCGCACCAACGTCTTTGGCGACGCGGTGACGGCGCAGGTGGGCCTCAGCGTGCCGTTCTAGGCGCTGCGCCCTCTACCCAGGGCTCGCTCGAGCCCGCTCAGCACGAAAGGCACGGCGCGCATGACCGTCACGTATCGCAAGGAAGAGGGCGTGGGCATCATCACCATGGACGACGGCAAGGCCAACGCCGTGTCGCCGCAGCTGCTGCACGGGCTGCACGCCGCGGTGGACCAGGCCGTGGCCGACGACGTGGTGCTGGTGATCGAGGGGCGGCCCGGCATGTTCTCGGCGGGCTTCCACATGCCCACGCTCAACGCCAAGGGGCCCGAGGCGACGGCCATGCTCACCAGCGGCTTCCAGCTGGTGGAGAAGCTGCTGAACTACCCGAAGCCCGTGGTGACCGCGTGCGGTGGCCACGCCGTCGCCATGGGGATGTTCCTGCTGCTCTGCGGTGACCACCGCGTGGGGGCCGCGGGCGCGTTCAAGATCGTGGCCAACGAGGTGGCCATCGGGCTCACCATGCCGCGCACCGCCGTGGAGCTCTGCCGCCTGCGGCTCACCACGCCCGCGTTCCAGCGCAGCATGCTGATC
Encoded proteins:
- the dnaJ gene encoding molecular chaperone DnaJ, whose protein sequence is MAKRDYYEVLGVPRDADAATMKRAYRQLAMQFHPDRNPNDPSAEDKFKEATEAYTVLSDEQKRKRYDRMGHGAFESQGAGGFDPADFGSVGDLLEGLFGDVFGGRGKRRTGGRDLTYDLTIEFVEAALGTEKTIQVERPGPCTACEGVGAEPGTKVDVCETCTGRGQVRQQRGFFAVSRPCAACRGTGKRIQSPCRTCSGSGTQVRKEDMVVRIPAGVQDGAVRTLRGSGEVAAGSAGDLHVTVHVKPHPLFTREGADVLLEVPISFPQAVLGAQIDVPTIEGRVAMKIPPGTQSGRSFRLRGKGIPVYGGAGKGDQLVRVIVEVPENISRKQRKLIQELAEELGVDTHPQQAGFMDKLRGLLE
- a CDS encoding FliI/YscN family ATPase, producing the protein MPPADLDARSFLPALDGLASALGDAQPLRARGRVSSLVGLGLEARVPGVRVGELVEVHRHQGEPLLAEVVGFHGPDATLMPLGRAEGVSPEDEVLALGRPLQVTCGDGLLGRVLDGLGQPIDGLGPVMGTPRSVYQRSPDPLTRPRITRSLATGVRAIDALLTLGEGQRVGLFAGSGVGKSTLLGQIARQADADVFVVCLIGERGREVREFLEDALGTEGRRRGVVVCATSDAPALVRLKSAHVATAIAEHFRDQGKRVLLMMDSVTRFARAGREVGLAAGEPPARRGYPPSVFAALPELLERAGTSARGSITGLYTVLVEGGDMEEPVADEVRGILDGHIVLDRALGARGRWPAIDVLKSLSRVMPAVTSEAQRDQANTLRGHLAAFEEKRDLVSLGAYKAGSDPALDAAIARMPAIEAFLRQRPEARADVVETWHALGEALRGR
- a CDS encoding DUF4266 domain-containing protein, which encodes MNLARTPKLPSAAVLARLQLAFLLALAACAGGCAHVPPYAREDLTRPGMESESEAEEERFRSHVYDAREGAAGGHGSTGGGCGCN
- a CDS encoding DUF3570 domain-containing protein, with the translated sequence MRRTAWWKWLLLGAAVLPLCCARGVSQADEVDGRWSGRFSLLGNYYWETSTRVVAPEFGVQLTSPNGTDLSATYLVDTITSASQAAGTTIDVSFNETRHDITLGAGRELELGDSALQLRGGLHFSREPDYTSISGNVGASLFLNERSTTLHLTLGYLHDEVRQNFRGPPPPTVPGLILGQFNEDFDALTISIGWDQVLQPWLIAEVGYDLVYLNGFLANAYRRVMVAGAAVGEQHPGTRIRHTLTGRLKAHVQRTRTTFQLRYRAYLDSWDIGAINPEVRVYQQLARNLDLRLRYRYYKQTRSFFYEDNDEAYAPNAAFFTNDPKMSAFRSHEIGMQLRLGFGFLEGTALDVLRGGRLDLSFNYLWRTNVFGDAVTAQVGLSVPF
- a CDS encoding crotonase/enoyl-CoA hydratase family protein; its protein translation is MTVTYRKEEGVGIITMDDGKANAVSPQLLHGLHAAVDQAVADDVVLVIEGRPGMFSAGFHMPTLNAKGPEATAMLTSGFQLVEKLLNYPKPVVTACGGHAVAMGMFLLLCGDHRVGAAGAFKIVANEVAIGLTMPRTAVELCRLRLTTPAFQRSMLISAPFTPETALLAGHVTELVAPEDVSATAIATAKQLCALNMTAFRGTKARVNGDALRALGAAVEADSAEFAALFA